The following proteins are encoded in a genomic region of Gemmatimonadaceae bacterium:
- a CDS encoding CNP1-like family protein, translated as QQYDSRGNVIPGTEPPPKIDKIPKERATEREMPPPPPPRPENLLQIDVPHYPGREVYLDRAAFSIGPDEIIRYTLVATAASGQKQVTYEGVRCGPDEWRGYFLARPDGGWTKDFTAQWQRVSDAGPAAIRYLLAKSYFCTPQGRPVATLEDVFDRLTSSSVLRRDR; from the coding sequence CAGCAGTACGACTCGCGCGGCAACGTGATTCCGGGGACCGAGCCGCCACCCAAGATCGACAAGATCCCGAAGGAGCGGGCAACCGAGCGCGAGATGCCGCCGCCGCCCCCGCCGCGACCCGAGAATCTGCTGCAGATCGACGTGCCGCACTATCCGGGGAGAGAGGTCTACCTCGACCGGGCCGCGTTCTCGATCGGCCCCGACGAGATCATTCGGTACACGCTGGTCGCGACCGCGGCGAGCGGCCAGAAGCAGGTCACGTACGAGGGCGTGCGGTGCGGCCCCGACGAATGGCGGGGTTACTTCCTGGCGCGGCCCGATGGCGGTTGGACCAAGGACTTCACGGCCCAGTGGCAGCGGGTCAGCGACGCCGGGCCCGCGGCGATCCGCTACCTGCTGGCGAAGAGCTACTTCTGCACGCCCCAGGGCCGGCCGGTCGCGACGCTCGAAGACGTCTTCGACCGCCTGACCAGCTCTTCCGTGCTGAGGCGCGACCGCTAA
- a CDS encoding c-type cytochrome, whose translation MRKALLATTVASTLALATFGSVIAGDDADNALLTRARALFKPLPADASTPERPITPQLVALGRALFFETRVSTDGKQSCGECHQPMYYGTDALPRSVGNSGKVLPRNVPTVFNTALQFSQHYGGNRVDVEEQALKALVSPLAYGNKDFAAAEARLRAIPGYRPQFEQAFPGQAEPVTAENWSKAIGAYERTLLTPAPFDRFLAGDTAALGAQAKQGLDKFIGIGCAGCHNGVAVGGQMYQKFGLTQDYWNLTGSTEIDIFKGRDKGRFQDTKKDEDAFIFKVQQLRNVAVTPPYFHDGSVAELPDAVRVMGKLQLGRDLSDGDVADIVAFLESLTGEVPAQFAAVPSLPIGGYKRQ comes from the coding sequence ATGCGCAAGGCCCTGCTCGCGACGACCGTCGCATCCACCCTCGCCCTCGCCACCTTCGGCAGCGTCATTGCCGGAGACGACGCCGACAACGCGCTGCTCACCCGGGCACGGGCGCTGTTCAAGCCCTTGCCTGCGGACGCGAGCACGCCCGAACGCCCGATCACGCCCCAGCTTGTCGCACTGGGGCGCGCCCTCTTCTTCGAGACCCGCGTCTCGACCGACGGCAAGCAAAGCTGCGGCGAATGCCACCAGCCCATGTACTACGGCACCGACGCCCTGCCGCGCTCCGTCGGCAACTCGGGGAAGGTTCTGCCGCGCAACGTGCCCACGGTGTTCAACACCGCACTGCAGTTCTCGCAGCACTACGGCGGCAACCGCGTGGACGTCGAAGAGCAGGCGCTGAAGGCGCTGGTGAGTCCGCTCGCCTACGGCAACAAGGATTTCGCGGCGGCCGAGGCGCGCCTGCGGGCGATTCCCGGTTACCGCCCGCAATTCGAGCAGGCCTTCCCGGGCCAGGCCGAACCCGTCACCGCCGAGAACTGGAGCAAGGCGATCGGCGCGTACGAACGCACGCTGCTGACGCCCGCCCCCTTCGATCGATTTCTTGCCGGTGACACCGCCGCGCTGGGCGCGCAGGCGAAACAGGGCCTCGACAAGTTCATCGGCATCGGCTGTGCCGGCTGCCACAACGGCGTCGCCGTCGGCGGGCAGATGTACCAGAAGTTCGGCCTGACCCAGGACTACTGGAACCTGACGGGTAGCACCGAGATCGACATCTTCAAGGGCCGCGACAAGGGCCGCTTCCAGGACACCAAGAAGGACGAGGACGCGTTCATCTTCAAGGTGCAGCAGTTGCGCAACGTGGCCGTGACGCCGCCCTACTTCCACGACGGTTCCGTGGCGGAATTGCCCGATGCCGTGCGCGTGATGGGCAAGCTGCAACTGGGCCGTGATCTCTCCGACGGCGACGTCGCCGACATCGTCGCCTTCCTCGAAAGCCTCACAGGCGAAGTGCCGGCGCAGTTCGCGGCGGTGCCGAGCCTGCCGATCGGGGGTTACAAGCGGCAGTGA